One window of the Rhipicephalus sanguineus isolate Rsan-2018 chromosome 4, BIME_Rsan_1.4, whole genome shotgun sequence genome contains the following:
- the LOC119389814 gene encoding LOW QUALITY PROTEIN: inosine-uridine preferring nucleoside hydrolase-like (The sequence of the model RefSeq protein was modified relative to this genomic sequence to represent the inferred CDS: deleted 1 base in 1 codon): protein MALEAAKRNLCCYDVEPLRCCEGEDPISDAVEEKGDMSERTLIIDTDVGVDDALAILLALANPAKCKVLAITCVAGNVELSRVYTNVLRILNHCKKLQIPVYQGCNRPLVQKTMHCTVFHGQDGLGGASEKWPLPTDDMEPPKEHASVAMVDMVQKHPGALTLVAIGPLTNVALAQRLDPTFLSNLKELVIMGGTFEGRGNETATGEFNFTCDPEAASVVLSEAECNTRIVTYEPCKDHILDWDWFENWVGGPSLTAQLVRAITEHPAQRQREVLQREGFMSCDLIAMASVLEPSLVTRCERHPAWVELHGTTTRGMLVVDRRPSIKWHHGKPPHVEFLLRFNIDGLKKLYAQMLN, encoded by the exons ATGGCGCTTGAGGCAGCCAAGCGAAATTTGTGTTG CTACGACGTCGAGCCGTTGCGGTGCTGCGAAGGCGAGGATCCAATCTCGGAC GCTGTCGAGGAAAAAGGCGACATGTCGGAGAGAACATTAATAATCGACACCGATGTGGGTGTGGACGACGCTCTGGCCATCCTCTTGGCACTCGCCAATCCTGCCAAGTGCAAGGTCCTGGCGATCACTTGCGTGGCCGGCAACGTGGAACTCTCCAGGGTTTACACAAACGTCCTTCGGATCCTCAACCACTGCAAGAAACTACAG ATACCGGTGTACCAAGGCTGCAACCGGCCGCTGGTTCAGAAGACCATGCACTGTACTGTGTTCCACGGACAAGACGGCCTCGGTGGTGCCTCAGAAAAGTGGCCCCTCCCCACCGATGACATGGAGCCCCCCAAGGAGCATGCCTCGGTTGCCATGGTCGACATGGTGCAAAAGCACCCTGGTGCCTTGACACTCGTGGCCATAGGTCCCCTCACCAACGTGGCTCTTGCACAGCGGCTCGACCCCACGTTCCTCAGCAATCTTAAGGAGCTGGTCATAATGGGTGGGACGTTCGAAG GTAGAGGAAATGAGACGGCCACCGGAGAGTTCAACTTCACCTGTGACCCCGAGGCTGCTAGCGTTGTTCTCAGTGAGGCCGAATGCAATACGAGGATCGTGACCTACGAACCTTGC AAGGACCACATATTGGACTGG GACTGGTTCGAAAACTGGGTGGGCGGACCATCGTTGACGGCACAGCTGGTGCGTGCCATAACCGAGCACCCGGCTCAGCGGCAACGGGAGGTGCTTCAGCGGGAAGGGTTCATGTCGTGCGACCTCATCGCTATGGCGTCGGTGCTCGAACCTTCACTCGTGACCCGATGCGAACGTCACCCCGCTTGGGTGGAGCTTCACGGCACCACAACACGTGGAATGCTTGTTGTCGACCGAAG GCCCAGCATTAAGTGGCACCACGGAAAGCCTCCTCACGTGGAATTCTTGCTCCGCTTCAACATAGACGGCCTCAAGAAGTTGTACGCTCAAATGCTGAACTGA
- the LOC119391154 gene encoding inosine-uridine preferring nucleoside hydrolase, producing MPNSGDQQLLLIDTDPGVDDALAIMLALSSPCKVLAITCVSGNVELPHVYTNAMRILNYCGKLEIPVYQGCRRPLVTSPMNAVCIHGKDGLGGVSERYPLPADGTFERQSDHASQALVSLARKHAGAVTLVALAPLTNLAVASRLDPEFFANLKQLVIMGGTCDGIGNVTASGEFNFVCDPEATRVVLTEASEKIQLVPYETCIRHYLDWDWCTEWVNMNTHKSRMVRDVSEGMMRRLRDTLKLPGFSCCDLLAMATVVNPGVVLKTEAYPAWLELHGTSTRGTLIVDKRPGMKGTKPNISFVLQLDTNVLKEMYTQMVR from the exons GTGCAAAGTGTTGGCCATCACGTGCGTGTCCGGGAATGTGGAACTGCCCCACGTCTACACCAACGCCATGCGGATACTCAACTACTGCGGAAAGCTCGAG ATTCCGGTGTACCAGGGATGCCGGCGGCCTCTGGTGACGTCACCGATGAACGCGGTCTGCATCCACGGCAAGGACGGCTTGGGCGGCGTGTCCGAACGGTACCCGCTTCCCGCCGACGGCACGTTCGAGCGCCAGAGCGACCACGCGTCGCAGGCGCTCGTGTCGTTGGCGCGCAAGCACGCCGGCGCCGTCACGCTCGTGGCGCTCGCGCCGCTCACGAACCTGGCCGTGGCGAGCCGGCTGGACCCGGAATTCTTCGCGAACCTCAAGCAGCTTGTCATCATGGGCGGCACGTGCGACG GAATCGGGAACGTGACCGCGTCCGGCGAATTCAACTTCGTTTGCGACCCCGAAGCGACCAGAGTCGTGCTGACCGAAGCAAGCGAGAAGATTCAGCTCGTCCCCTACGAGACGTGCATCAGGCATTACCTCGACTGG GACTGGTGCACCGAGTGGGTCAACATGAACACGCACAAGAGCCGCATGGTGCGCGACGTCTCCGAGGGCATGATGCGGCGCCTGCGCGACACGCTCAAGCTGCCCGGCTTCTCCTGCTGCGACCTGCTGGCCATGGCGACCGTCGTGAACCCCGGCGTGGTGCTCAAGACCGAGGCGTACCCGGCCTGGCTCGAACTGCACGGCACGAGCACGCGCGGCACGCTCATCGTCGACAAGCGGCCCGGCATGAAAGGCACCAAGCCTAACATATCGTTCGTACTCCAGCTGGACACCAACGTGCTCAAGGAGATGTACACGCAGATGGTGCGCTGA